One Lepisosteus oculatus isolate fLepOcu1 chromosome 4, fLepOcu1.hap2, whole genome shotgun sequence genomic window, gagacaGTAAagcccggagtggatcagactgctgcgcagtGGGAGTCTGGCAGGCACAGCGAAGAAGAGACAGTAAAGGAGAGACAGTAAAGCtgggagtggatcagactgctgcgcagtGGGAGTCTGGTAGTGTGATAGGCACAGCGAAGAAGAGACAGTGAGGGAGAGATGGTAAagcccggagtggatcagactgctgcgcagtGGGAGTCTGGTAGTGTGATAGGCACAGCGAAGAAGAGACAGTGAGGGAGAGATGGTAAagcccggagtggatcagactgctgcacagtgGGAGTCTGGCAGGCACAGCGAAGAAGAGACAGTAAAGGAGAGACAGTAAagcccggagtggatcagactgctgcgcagtGGGAGTCTGGCAGGCACAGCGAAGAAGAGACAGTAAAGGAGAGACAGTAAagcccggagtggatcagactgctgcgcagtGGGAGTCTGGTAGTGTGATAGGCACAGCGAAGAAGAgacagtgagggagagacaGTAAagcccggagtggatcagactgctgcacagtgGGAGTCTGGCAGGCACAGCGAAGAAGAgacagtgagggagagacaGTAAagcccggagtggatcagactgctgcgcagtGGGAGTCTGGCAGGCCGGATGAGCTCACCCCTGCTGCCGCCGGCGCTGGAGTTGCCGGAGAGGGAGGGGATGCACATCATGTGGTCCGCGGGGAACTGGTCGCAGTCCAGGATGGCGGGCCAGGGGTACCCGTAGCACGCCATGATGGGGGCGCAGCTGAGGCGCACCGCTTCACACAGGCCGCGGCACGGGTAGATGAACCTGCGGGGGCACGCGGAAGCGGACGGGCGTTACCGCCGCACTGCGGGGGCGAAGGTGCTGTCGAGAGAGGCGAAAAGAACGGAGCCGGAGGCGACCTTGGCGCAGGATTCGCCCACCCCTTACCTGTCCAGACAGACGGGCGCGAAGAGAGAGCAGAGGAAGACCCTGGCGTCCGGGTGGCACTCTCGGGCCAGCAGGGGCACCCAGCTGGCGGACTGCTGCGCCGCCTCGCCCCGCGTCTCGTGCCCCAGCAGGTTGGGCAGGCGCATCTCGGTGTAGCCGATGTCCTGGCACAGCGCCATGCTCTCCGGGATGGGCACGCAGCGCGTGGACTTGCCCAGGTCCCAGAGCTGGTGCTcccccagccccagccccagcGCCGGGCTCCAcggcaacagcagcagcagcatccAGGGCAGGGAGAGTCGCATCGTCCGGGACGTTTCCGAGCAGGAGAGCTGGAAGAGGAGGGAGGCAGGGAGTGCGCTGTGAAACTCAGGGTACTGCGGGCTCGTGCCGGCTGTCCTGGTGTATTTATACGGGGGGGCGAGGCTCCGTCTTCAGCCTGGCCTGCGTTAGCATGCTGGGGAGGTGAGAGCAGGGAACAATGGAAAGGCCAGTCTGGGAGAGGGGGCAGAGTTGAGGGTGTGGGgggtggaggagaggaggagaggagcacGGGCGGGGGGGGGTGTCAGAGCTAGTTTTTGCCGAGTTTGCTGTGCAGGGAGAAAGAAGGGGGTGGGGCTGCGACTGCTCGTCCTGCCCACGCGGGACTCGACTGGCCCTCTGAAACCAGCTGCCTCTTCCGCCTCGCCTCTCGCTGCCTCACAGCTGGAGGCTGCGAGCGTTGACCCTCGCTCGTCAGACCCCCACCGCTGCTTGGATTTCAGTCTCTGCCCGAAGCCTCGATCCTCTTTTTCTTCCCCCCTGTTTTCTTCCGATTTTCCCCCCTTCCTTCCTGCCTCCCGGTGTAGTGCGGAACTGCTGTCAATCAAGGTCTTGTCTCGGGATCATTCCGGCACTCCGTGAAAGTTATACCGGATGCAGACGCCGTCCAGTTTGAATCCCGGCCCCAGGGACAATGAAGTCACTCCGCGGGGCGAGTGGGATTAAAACTCCGAAGACATGGTAATGAACTCTTGCAGCAAGATGGAAGCCACTGTGGCATCACCAGGACTTTGCTGTCACCTTGCTCTCACTGAGCGTGGCCCAGCTGTCTTCATTGCACTGTCCAGGCTTCTGTAAAATCAACTGGGCAAACGAACATTCGCCCCCCTTTCCTCCCGAAGCAGTAGCAGTAATCCAGCCTTGCTTTACAAGAGCAAGGCAGTAAAGCTGGGTTTAGAATGCTGTCGCACTCTGCACTAGCCTGGTTCCCCCTGGATGTAgctgtaatactgtaggttgtgCTCTGTCAGTCCCTGAATAGGGCCTCCGGATGATTCAGTATGGTACCAGTTTTGCAAATAAACTCTTTATTTCGtccggaaaaaaaataaaagtattagtTTAGTAGAGGTGCTGAAGTTTCTTCATTAAACCTGTGGCTTAATGGTTGTTAGCTAGTTCACTGATCGCAGTGGTTTCGTGTGTAGAAAGCTGAGGTTCTCAATCCGTTGTTTTGCCTTGTCCTTTTGAAGAAATTGCACTTGGCACAGAATCCCCATTTTGTGCCTCATTAAAttcttgaataataataataataataaagtttattaataaACTAAGAAGAATAATGAATTCAAATGAGATCAGAGGCAGAAATATATCTTCAGTCAGTTGTAAGATATGAGGTGCAGAAATGCCCTTTAAAGTTTCTGCCACAGGCTCTGTCCGAGAAGACTTGCATTGTGAGTGCAGGTCTTACACACTGCTGGGAGTGGGTGTGAAAACCGCCCATTGTATTCAGGACCCCTGCATAGTCTCTGAGGGGGACCACGAGTCAATCCTGCAGGCAGCTATTGTGAGCAACGAGCTGTTGAGGAAATTTGCGAACAAAGACTTTGAAGTTCATAcattattttcagaaattaaGGCTGAATGTTAACAACATTTTGAAATTCTTGTTTGCAATTAACAGTCACTCTTTGTGATTtgcctttttaaattttttttataaagcttttatacattttatacttttttatgAACGTGGTATTACCGTGTGAACAGTGACGGACATTTTTCTAAGTCACTTTTGTTTTCCAGTGTAGTTTTTGAGCAGAGTGAGAAGGTTATAGTTCAGATCGGTTCTCAGGCCGGCTGCCCTGCGGTGGCACTCTGAGTCGCCGGACAGGACCGGTGTTGTTGCTGTAAAGCCCGCTGAGCCTGGTGAGGGGGTGGCTGCCCCCCCCACTCCTCTCGCGCCCCTCTGCCCCTCTTCCTGCCCAGACAAGCTGGTTGCTTCCTCTCCACGCCGTCCAGGAATTCCTGGATCCCTGGCGCAGCGCCAGGCTCCTGCCAGAGGGAAGAGAGGAGGCTGGAGGGGACAGAGCCGAGTCCTCCTCCCATTCCTGATACTGCACCCCTCCTGgggtctgctctgctctgcgctGCGAAAGGGACATTTCTGAAGCCTTGTTATCGTTCAAGTCttgaaatcttttcttttttggggggggggggggtttaatTTAACACCATCCTGAATCACTGGAAACATCTGGGTCGGCTCCAGTAAGGCAGCAGTGGTTTTAAAACTGCCAACAAGAGGAGTTCCTTTACAGCAAAGGGGGTGGGGGCGTGGAACGAGCTGGGCAGCCATGtcgttgaagccgataccctggcttctctcaagctgcttcttgtttgtaatctttcttttgttaaataaaatgccGTGCATGTAGGTTTTATTGACGGCCAACTTGCCCTCTGGAAACCAGAGGCCCGTGGGGATTTGAAGGGCAGGCACCTGCCAACCCCTGGGAATGGAGAGAGGGGCCATTGTAACAGTAGCAGTGCGGCCAGGTGAGGGGCCGGGACCTGACAGCAACACTGAGCAGCCCTGAGGGGCTGTACAGGCCGTGGAGTGGCCCTGCAGGGGGGCTAAAAAGACActtatttttgtgctttttgaaTGAAGGACATTTCgctctggttgtttttaatggGGCGGTCAGCccggtgaggaggaggaggagtggagcGCCTCGTGGGTACAGGTGTGACGTGGGAGGGGGAGCCCCTCGTATTCTGATGGAAGAGATGTGGCTGTTAGCTCTGCAGTTAGTGCAGAGAGGATCGGCCTGGCACACCCCCGGCCCTGGAGCTCAAAACACTTGAAGGAGTTAACAAAATCAACCCAGCAaagttcttcagaatgaacagcgATGGGCACAGGTGGAACTACAGGGaagcaataataattattattattttacagtaagaggcgcctttttacagtatggtgtcctcatcactatactggtgcattaggacccacacaggccgcagggtgagcgccccctactggccccactaacacctcttccagcagtagccttagctttcccaggtactggccaggctcaaacctgctgagctccagtgggctggcaGCTGGGAGCTGCTGGAAGTTCATTCAAAACAGAACTAGTGGCATTCCTTTACACAAAGGCTTGTGGAAATGTGGGGCAGGCTGGGCAGACCGGTCGTTGGacccgataccctggtttcttttgaGAAACAGGTGGACGAGACCCTCAGATCAATGAGGCACCAAAACGGGCCGTTTGGGCTGAATGGCCCCTCGACGTCAGCCTTTCACATGGTCTTTACGTTATTATGACTGGGGTTTAGCAAGAGAAAAGAGACAAGGAGAGGAGCCCAGGCAGTTCCCAGCCCAGCCTTGAAAACAATGCCAGCAATCTCGGGCACTGAGCATCTCAATAGCAGGAttaaggtggggggggggagtgtgtgtgtggagagtgGGTGTTTTACATGAAATGTGTTCTCAGCAGTGGGCAGCCCCCCCTGGTTGCCCAGCAGTCAGGGAGACGGGGAGTATGGTGGTACTGGCGGGCCCACCCGCCTGCTATTGTGGCACAGCTCGGACAAAGGGTTACACTCGGCACCGTCGGTCTCCAGGGGGCATCCGTCAGTGAGGTGTTGCGAATGAATGGGTTAACGagcggggggaaaaaaaaacacaggagtCCCCCCACGCCACGCCCCTCCTGGGCCTGTGTTCAGCCAGCGGGGCCCTCCGGTGCACCATCCCTGGCTCCCTGCCGAACGCACTCCATCGGCCCGAGAGGCCGCCTGGCTTTCGAGGAGAAATCCGCTCAGGGGACTTCACCCTCAGAGCCCCACGGCAGGGCGCTGTGGGCTCCTGACGCACCCCTGGCCATTACAAGGGCTCGGGGCCGCGCAACGGCGTTCTGGAAAACTTGTGTCTCTGACCCTCCTGGGCATGGCTGGCCcgccttctttcttttttttttgaaggcCTGGTTGGCCCATATCTCAGCGAAAAGAGATCGTTGACGAGTATGAGACAAGACAGTAGTGTCAGGCTGACTGAATTGGCCAGTAACCTCGTTCCGGGCGGGAGGTGCCGGTGCCTGTGTCTGCCTCTGTACGTCAACAAGCGTTCAGTGCTCGCCCCTCACAGTGCCCGTTTCCTTAACTGCTGTACCAGCCTCCTCTCCACACCCCTGTGCTACCAGATACAATGTGGAGCTGAAGGGAaaatcctacactgacaggctgcagagCCAGCAGCTCTCTAGTCTCTAATAGAGAAAGACTGCGAGTGGGCCCTGATAAAAGCCGTCGAAACCCTCAAAGACCTTGCCAGTCACCCCACAGGATGTTTTCTTTATCAGCTCAGGGAAATGCAGTCTAATGGACACTGTGCATTTGAAACCCAgaacagggggggggggggggggcacgtcTTTACGCAAAGAGATGTGGGGGTGTGGAGCAAGCCACCAAGCCGTGTtgcttggtttctttcaagtaACGGCCAGGTGAGACCGTCACGTCAGTTAGCTGCCTCTCGCCTGTAATCGTGCCGATGTCCCTGCCCCGCCCACAGAGGTCCCGGGCTTCCTGACGGAGGAGGAGTGCCAGGTGATCGTGCAGCTGGCGAGGCTGAAGGGGCTGACGGAGAGCCAGGTGATGGCGCCCGAGGGTGGGGAGGAGCTGGCCGAGGAGCTGGAGCTCAGCCCGGAGGAGATCTTCAACCTGCTGGACCTGAACCAGGACGGGCAGCTGCAGCTGCAGGAGGTGAGCGGTCAAGAGTCGGGGAGACTGGGGAGTGGACAGGGAGGGATTGCAAAGGGAGCAGAAGAGGGGGGACCCATGGGGTGGCTACAGACTCGGGGGCGCAGGGAGGTGGAGGGTGGGAGCGTAGCATCAGTGAGGGGCAGGTCCAGGGAGGAGGCTGGGTGAGAGGGCATCTCCGCACGGGTTCCCTCGGTCCAGTGTGGGCTAGGAAAGACTCTGTCTTTCAGGTCCTGACCCACTCGCGAGTCCGGGATGGGATCTGGCTGACCCCGGACAGCCTGCGGGAGATCTACGCTGGGCTGAAGGCTGACCCGGATGGCAACGGTAGGAAGCACCAGGATTGTGGATCGTCCATCTCTCGCGGGGCAGGGAGAGGCCGGCAGGGGCTCCTCTCctccctcgtccctcgtccctcgtccctcgtccctcgtcTCTGCCACTTTTGTTTTCGTGTGTGAGAGGGCAGGCAGACTGGGAGTCCGCTGTCGCTGGCAGATGTGCCCCGTCTCTCATTAACATC contains:
- the LOC102697092 gene encoding secreted frizzled-related protein 5 gives rise to the protein MRLSLPWMLLLLLPWSPALGLGLGEHQLWDLGKSTRCVPIPESMALCQDIGYTEMRLPNLLGHETRGEAAQQSASWVPLLARECHPDARVFLCSLFAPVCLDRFIYPCRGLCEAVRLSCAPIMACYGYPWPAILDCDQFPADHMMCIPSLSGNSSAGGSRGVPRASCRDCELEEATSAKDVLDTFCGNDFVVKVRLLQLNTTSASLTRFSLDPRIEVLKHGPLLGGEVRARLQLWLDRDATCVHNMTRRAPPAGTYVIVGAVRGGRLVVHKAYGWHKRDRNLVAATRKWKRHRCRG